The Zingiber officinale cultivar Zhangliang chromosome 2A, Zo_v1.1, whole genome shotgun sequence genomic sequence TTTAAGTTGTGGATTGATTCATGAGGAAAAGATCTTTATCATCTGTAATAGACAGAGATGGTGAACCTTTGTTTCTTGAAAGGGTTTCTGCTTCTCCTTCCAAGCTTTCGCCTTAGCTGTGGTACCTTTCATTGGCTTCCTTGATAGGGTGATCTTTGTATAGGATCTCCTTGAGGATCCTTCCTTATGCTCACAATCATCCTTAGAGGAACTAATGTTGTATCTCTAAATTAAATGAAGTTGTTTTTGCTTCACAAAAGCCTTGCCAAAGTCTTCGTCATATGATAATGGCCACGCACGAAGTCATTGCTTGCAAAGTTGTTTCCCTCATCATGGTGGACCTGTCACAAAAGAAGCACTGCCTGAATCGTCTCACACAGAGGCCTCGTGCGAACATCGCAATAGACATTACGCAAAAGTATTCACATGCCATCTCGAGCTCGTTCTGCAAGCTAGCTAATTAACAAGCCGGACGATATGTTTCGCTCATACCGGCCGACACAAACAAAACCACCTTCAAAACCGCGAATCAATTAAACATGTCAAATAGATCAATCTAGTCTAAAAGTTCAAGAACACATGATCTCCCCCAGCGAGATGCTACTGACCAATCTTGTTCATTATTCTATTTCATGAGAAAAACAGTCTCCAATGCTGGTCCCTCATCCCTCCCTAATCTGCCTGCCCTTCAACACCCTAACTGTAGCTCTCCAACTCCACATGCTCCTAATGGTGACAAACCCACTTGAGAGAACAATCATTATTCTGTTCTTCCTGAACCCTAATCGACTACAAAAACTATACCCGCAGGATATGCCTGTGGCTGTCTTCCAAAGCGGGTCGCCAGGTCCAGACAAAATCAATATGACTCCCCACTGTGAATCCACCAAATCAATGAACTTATCCAAGTACACACTTAACTttcaatagtattttttttttaaaaaaaaaagttcactAAACTTTTTGTGTTTATCAAACGAcacacttattttttttaaaaaaatatcatccttttaaataataataataataaaaaactcaTCGACACATGCAATTCGTGGGCAGTGGGCAAGTTGTTGCGGTCGTGGCCAATCATTGCAAGCACCAGTCGTGGCCGTTGGCACTCCAAACCTGGTATCGATTAGATAAAATGATAATTTATTAAATTGCATAGTCAAATTTCATAAATACTAAAACATACAATCATTTTCTATTATATCCATCTTTTATAAAGAATCGATCGTCCATAACTCGCCAGTAACTAAAAAAACAATCATAGTAAGATTTATTAAAATGTTAAGAGAAAATAGAATCATAATCCataaagaataattttaaaattaaaattaatcatttcaaaattagacGAAAAATTATGGATAAAAAAATAACAGATGTACCTTTTatcatttataaaattatatcatatataaaaaaaataaaatatatatcatttttaactcataaaattatatcatatatctaaaaaaaaaatgatacatatatcaattatataaaaaaaatgatacatATATCAATTATACCACATAACCACATGTACCGACCTCCTTCAGTCAAGGAAACAAGCtacagaaaaaaaatatttctttccctttttattttcttcgtacatttctaaatttatttcatcatttttctctAAATTTATTTCATCCATAAATCGTCCACTCTTTCGCGTAAAGAGAGCTGCTAAATTTTCTAAAGAGCTTGTGGACAAAAACCTCTTAACGCTGTGGATCTTACATATCTCAAAAACACTTTAAATCAAATTGTGTAATGTAATCATGTCATTACCCATGCATTTCATATCCTAAATATAAAACTATAAAAGTTTAAAATTGATACAGCATTTAAGAAGTTTTATCACAAATAGttcataagaaaatttaaaacataataattaaaaaaatctaattattGATTGCTAAGCACTCCGATTTATAAAGAAATgacataatgaaaaataataattataaattttgtaACAAAAGATGAAATCGTCAAAGGATAATTATAAATATGAAAGATGAAAATATTATTCAAAgttatattttagaaaataagtGAGTGCTTTTAGTAAATGGCTGATCCAATACCTTCATTACACGATTCCCATCCTATGCTCCATCACTGAACTCCTCCCCTTCCTCTCTCTCTCCGGCACGTCAGTCTTCAGCAATGCAGGAGCTTTGTGATCTCAAGGTCCTCGTCAACGACCAGCACACCTTCTTCCTCCACCAGGTTCTactcctttttttttctaattaaggaaagaaaaaaagaacTTTCCTTTGACAGTGACCTGAATCGTCGTCGCAGAGAGTGATCTGTGCCTTCTCAGGCAAGATGAGGAAGCTGGTGAAGCAAGAaaaccagaagaagaagaagaagaagaagaagagcatcagcgTCGGAGAGTTCCCCGGAGGGCCCTGTGGGTTCGAGCTCGTGTCGAGATTCTGCTACAACAATGGCAGCATCGACCTCACGCCCTCAAACGTCGCGCTCCTCCACTGCTCCGCCGTCGCGCTCGACATGGCCGACACCCTCCTGGAGCAGACCTCCGCGTTCCTGGACGGCGCCGCCGGATGGCAGTGGAGCGACGCCCTCGCCGCGCTCAGGAGCTGCGAGGCCTTCTTCCCCGCCGCCAACTCCTGCGGCCTCCTCCGCAGGCTCATCTCTTCTCTCACCTCAAGAATACCCCTCGATCGCACGGCGCCGatccctcctcctccttcttcttcctcctccgccGCCTCCACCTCCCCGGAGTCATCCATGGCGACGCCCTCCGACTCACTGCAGAAGAAGTAAGTCCTAACAAATAAGAAGAAGGCGATCGATTCCATCGCCAGAAAATTTACATTCTCCGGGTCCGTTTTGTCGCAGAGAGTGGTGGTTCGATGAGCTCGCCGTCTTGGCGCCGATCACGGTGGAGGAAATGGCGAGGAGCTTGGAGGCGTTCATGGCCGACAACAAGAGCCTGCTCCTGACCAGGTTCCTCCTGCACTACCTCAAGTCAGTGGGCCAGAGGCCGGGCTCGAGGAAGGAGATGGAGGCGGCGGTCGGCGGGCTCGCAGAGACTGCAGTGCACGGGGTGGTGGCCATCGGGAGGTCGACGCCGGGAGCCTTCTCGTGCAGAGGCCTGTTCTGGGTGCTGCGCGTGGTCACCGGCCTAGGGGTGAGCCGGGAGGTCAGGGACGAGCTAGAGAAGCTGATGGGGCAGGTGCTGGACCAGGCCACGCTGGATGACCTGCTGGTGTCAGGCCATGGCGTGGTGTTTGATGTGAACTTGGTGGTGAGGTTGGTGAGGATATTTGCGGGCGGCGCCGCCGGCGCCGGTGAGATGGAGTTGCAGAGGATGAGGAAGGTGGGGAGGCTGATGGACAAGTACTTGGGGGAGATCTGCCCTGACCAGAGCTTGAAGGTGGGCAAGTTCCTTGAGGTGGCCGAGGCATTGCCGGACTCTGCGAGGGACTGCTTTGATGGGGTCTATAGGGCCATGGACATCTACCTTCAGGTAATGAATGATTAACTGCTCATGGATTTTGCTATTTGAATACTAAATTCTAAATGCTAAACTCTAAATTCTAAATACCTGATGGATATTTCTAACTGTGGAGGGCTTTCGAGTGTGTAAACATTCCTAAGCAAATGACCGAAACTAAATCGATAGGCACTTCATGTGATTTGCACACAAAGGCGCACACTTCCTATTTCTTTAGATTCATGCTTCACTTTAAGGATCCCAAACCTTAAATCGAACTGTCGCTCGGGGACCTTATAGATCTTTCTAACGATAGGGGGATTTCAAGTGTAACCATTCCTAAGTGATCAACCaaagttaaatcgatagtgactTCTTGTGGCTCGGCCGCGAAAGCACACCCTTCCTCTTTCTTTAGATTCATGCTTCCCTTTTGGGTTTTGAGATTTGCACATTGTTTAGATAGTTGAGCATTCAAGCTTGAAGCATGTTTGATCATAGGTTGATGCTCGAAACTAGAAATCTCTTTTTTTTATGGTTATGCAGTCGCACCCGGGGTTATCTGGGGAGGAGGTGGCGAAGCTGTGTCGCTGCCTCAACTACGAGAAGCTCACTCTCGAGTCCTGCAAAGACCTAGCTAAAAGTAGGAGAATTCCACCCGGAATTGCAGTGCAAGCATTGGTTTCCCAACGATCCAAGCTACACATGgaaaccaccaccaccaccaccacaactACTGCAGAGACGACACTGTGTTCTCCGACAGTAGCACCAGATGACGAGGAGGAAAAGGAACGGCTGAGGGAAGAAATGCATCGGATGGAAAGGAAGGTGAAGGAGCTGGAAAAGGTGTGCAAGAGCTTGAAGGGCCAGATGACTAAGATGGCCAAGAAGTCTTTGAGCCATGGCAACATAAGCCGGGGTGGAATGCCAAAGCTCTGCTGAAGAGAGGTTTTCCTCTctttgttagaattttttttctctagATCATTTGTAAAGCTCTTACTGCAATTCATGAATCACATACCTCCTGATCTGGATCTGGAACCTGAAAGAAATGCATATAAAACGGTATTAGAAAGTTTTACGATAGTGTTTCCTAtgagaaaagaaaatatagacaAAAATAAAGTGGCAAAAGAGATCTATGTTCATCTTTTCCTCCATTTTCTTGGATAGAATTGTGCATCTATATCTTTGACTACTAAAGAAAGAGGAACAATCATAGAAAATATGAATCCATGTTGAAACTTGATGTCATGAAGTACATTTTACGATGAAATAGTTAATGCTCTCCGACAACCGGAAGCAAGACCACCCACAGAATGAAGCTCTCGGAAAGAATCAATGCAAGATCAAGATCACAATAGGTCCACCCTAAATCAAGCTTTTTGAAAGAATGAGCACACAAACAAAAACATCGCATCTTCAGCAATCGATATCTTAATGACACCGTGAACCTAACCAACCTCCCCTTGTTTTTTCAAACAAAGAAACCAATATAAACGACTAGATTGACAGCATTGGAAGATTGTGAAACAAATAAAAGTTAGAACCATTGGGCAGTAAAATATAAAGCTATCAATCATCATTTTGTTTCATTTGCAGATGCATGTGTAAGTTCCACTGAAACTTCATTATCAGGAGACATGCTTTTGCAATCATCAAGGCTGAATTAGCACAAGGACAAAGATTTATTTGTAGGATCACATGCAAAGGGGGCTGATAAAACAATGCCTCAAGGATTAGGGCATACCTTGTCTTATTTATTGGACCACTAATTTTGTTTTATGTTAGTGCATTAGGAAAGCATAATTGTACTTATCGAGTAATCAGAGTGTTTTTTCCTTAAAAAAGAATGAAAGTGTCAGTCAGAAAACCTTGTGCCGGCATGTTAGCAAATCTACTGGTTTCCTGAAAGGGAAGACAAGGGTAAAAGAACAGCAGTTTCAGAGATTGAATGAAGTTTCAAGACTCATTTGTTCAGGGAGCCCACCTGTGTCGACTATGTTTAGGATGGCAATGGGTCGAACACTCGTGATTTGTAAAACTATTTCAGTTCATATCTATTGAAATAAATAGATAACCGACTTACTAAAGATCTGTACAATAGTGATACCAATCTTGCCATAAATATTTGAATAAATCGATAATCAAATTCTTATAGAAGGTAAAAAATTGTTGTTGATTGATATCAAATAACAAACATATCAGACATATTACTTCAGGTTTGCGAGATTAATGCAAAATTTAGTATTCAACTCTAGAGAACATAATTCTTCAGCTAGGGAAGATTTTGCAAATATATTCCCAATAGTTGGAGTTGCATGTGCAACGATTAAGAAAATACCTCTTTTTTCAGTTGGATATTCTACAATCTATAGTACTTTTTTTCTGATCAGAGTTGCTAGATCCATTCCACTAAAATTTGAATCGCCTGCTACGACTATTTGCTCCAAAGCCTCACGGGATAACCCATCAAATACTGTTAAGACAAAATAATTGCAGAGTTTATATTGTGATTAACTTTGAGTATGTGCATATTTAATAGAACAATAAAGCAAAACTGCAAAATCTTTGAAACATATAGAAGAGAGAGCAAACATTGAAACCATTATTGAACACATCTATGAAAAAAAAGGACAGAAATATAACAAAACCTTCAATGAGACATGGAACTGGACGACGTGACTACAAAGGAAAAGCAGTCTACATTGTGAAAAAAAACTACACGACATGCTAATCAAACTCTTACAGGTACTGCAGTCCTGGCACCATACTGTTCTTTGGAAATATCTAAGAGAATCAAACTTGTCTAGGTTGGCAAACAATAAgttcatgatatttttttttttgcagtttttagaaaataaaaaacccACTAAAACTTAGAAAGAAAAAATTGATATTTATCACATCATTTACCTCTAATAAATTTAAActagtaaaaaaaatcaattaatgcTAAATATTAGTTTTACATCTCTTTCtagcttttaaattttatttactaaaaaacaaaagaaaatcttCCTTAAACAAACAAGGCCATAGTAAATATGCTAAGTTTCACAATCCTTCCTTTCCTTCCATGCTTGTTTTGTAAGCCTCATCTATGTGACTGTACTCTGCTTCTGATCAGAGGATTTGTTACCATTTGGTGTATTCACTATTTACACATTTAATCTGAGACTCCTAGCCTCTGTTCTTCTGAAAAAATGGAATCCTCATAAAACTGTGATGGTATCACATAAACAGATATACAGTATCATCAACTATTCAAAACAAAAACAACCTGTAAAAACATATGAGAGCATAGAGGTAGTTTTTGCTTGTAAAAATCCAGAATGAACAACAaatgaagaaattttttttactaaagtaCATCTACCTTTTCACTTTCTTTGTCCTTGTCATCATCTTTTGCGCTGTTTGATTCAGCTTCACCATTATTAACTTCTCTTACAAAAACCAGCCTAGAAATTTGTCCTTTTTGATGATTACTACTGAGCTGTTGATTTATGGAATATGAAGTTCCAGCAGAAAGAAACTCTGTGCCTTAACATCCCAACATTGTATTATACTTAGTCTGGTGACTCTGGTCTTTGTGAAACTATTGAAAACTTGAATTGGTAAATTTCGAGGGTTGCCTGAGATAATACTCGTCATATCCTGCAACCAAATTACATGCTACTTAACTATGGGATGCAAATCATATTAAATCACaaaaaaccaaatctacaaaatGAAACAACAAAATTTCGACCTGAAAAATATAGTTACATGATAGATGCCATTAACGCCAGCAATAAGTGGATTGCTAGCAAGTGAATGTATGACTTCTATTGGAACTCATAAAATGTAAGAGGGAGGAAAAGTCTTTGGATTTGGATGACAGACACAATTACAAATACATGGATGTCACAGTCCAGAAGAGAGAGTATTAAAACATGTACATTCTATCATATTCTTCTTAGAAGTCAGAATTGTTCTAGAGAAATTTCCCAAGAAGAAAAATCTAATTCATTGCAGAGTCGCCCGCCAATTCACAATCGCACTGCATACAACACTTGAGCAAGATAAAGCAATGTAAACATCAAGTAATAGTCTTGGAGTGGCAACACTGCCTACAAGTCTTGTAAATTAACCAAAAGATTTCATGAATTCTCTTCAGACTGTATGTCTAATTTGAGTGTCCAACTCTTG encodes the following:
- the LOC122043108 gene encoding BTB/POZ domain-containing protein At3g19850-like → MQELCDLKVLVNDQHTFFLHQRVICAFSGKMRKLVKQENQKKKKKKKKSISVGEFPGGPCGFELVSRFCYNNGSIDLTPSNVALLHCSAVALDMADTLLEQTSAFLDGAAGWQWSDALAALRSCEAFFPAANSCGLLRRLISSLTSRIPLDRTAPIPPPPSSSSSAASTSPESSMATPSDSLQKKEWWFDELAVLAPITVEEMARSLEAFMADNKSLLLTRFLLHYLKSVGQRPGSRKEMEAAVGGLAETAVHGVVAIGRSTPGAFSCRGLFWVLRVVTGLGVSREVRDELEKLMGQVLDQATLDDLLVSGHGVVFDVNLVVRLVRIFAGGAAGAGEMELQRMRKVGRLMDKYLGEICPDQSLKVGKFLEVAEALPDSARDCFDGVYRAMDIYLQSHPGLSGEEVAKLCRCLNYEKLTLESCKDLAKSRRIPPGIAVQALVSQRSKLHMETTTTTTTTTAETTLCSPTVAPDDEEEKERLREEMHRMERKVKELEKVCKSLKGQMTKMAKKSLSHGNISRGGMPKLC